One stretch of Narcine bancroftii isolate sNarBan1 chromosome 8, sNarBan1.hap1, whole genome shotgun sequence DNA includes these proteins:
- the LOC138741218 gene encoding small ribosomal subunit protein eS25, whose product MPPKDDKKKKDGSKGKKDKDPVNKTGGKAKKKKWSKGKVRDKLNNLVLFDKATYDKLLKEVPNYKLITPAVVSERLKIRGSLARAALQELLSKGMIKLVCKHRAQVIYTRNTKGGDAPAAADDA is encoded by the exons CCTCCTAAAGATGACAAGAAGAAGAAAGATGGGAGTAAAGGCAAAAAGGACAAAGATCCAGTGAACAAGACTGGAGGCAAGGCCAAGAAAAAG AAGTGGTCAAAGGGAAAAGTGAGAGACAAGCTGAACAACCTGGTTCTGTTTGACAAAGCCACCTATGATAAACTTTTGAAAGAGGTCCCCAACTACAAACTGATTACGCCTGCTGTCGTCTCTGAAAGATTAAAGATCAGAGGTTCCCTTGCCAGAGCTGCCCTTCAAGAACTCCTTTCAAAGG GTATGATCAAGCTGGTGTGTAAACACAGAGCACAAGTTATCTATACACGAAACACCAAGGGAGGAGATGCACCAGCGGCTGCGGATGATGCATAA